CACCAAAGACGACCTTTCGGAATACTTGTATACGAATGCCTCCCAGCTGCTGGCCGGGGCGCAGACCAAGTACGACTACCGGCAGGCCTATGACGATTTCAGGTACCTGGAGGAGATCAACCCGGGGTACGGGGATACGCGTGACCTGATGGAACAGGCCCGGATCAAAGGACTGGACTATGTCAAGGTTACGATGATCAACGATACCCAGCAAATCGTGCCGGCCCGCCTGGAGGAGGAATTGCTGAATTTCAACACCTACGGCCTGGACGACCTCTGGACCACCTACCACACCAACCCCGTGGATGAGGTGGAATACGACTACGAAATGCAGGTTGCCTTCCGGGATATCGTTATTTCCCCGGAGCGCGTCAACGAAAAGCAATTTATCCAGGAACGCCAGATCCCGGACGGCAAACAATTCCTCCTGGACGAGGAAGGCAATGTGGTCAAGGACAGCCTGGGCAATAAGATTGAAGTAGACCGCTTCCGTTCCGTGCGATGCAACTTTTACCAGTTCACGCAGCAGAAAACTGCCCACGTAAACGGGAATGTGAATTTTATCGACCTGCACACCCGCCAGTCACTCAATTCCTATCCCCTGGCCAGCCAGTTTGTATTTGAACATGTCTACGCCAATTACGACGGGGACAGGCGGGCATTGGACAACGATTTGGTAGCCCTGCTGGACCTCGCCGCCGTGCCGTTCCCTTCGGATGAGCAGATGGTTTACGATGCAGGGGAGGATTTAAAGGCCCGGTTGAAAAACATCCTCCAACGACAGAAATTCAATCGCTAGGGATTGCGTTTCCCTGGTATGGAATTGCCAGGCAATACCCATTATTTGAAGCCCCGGTCTCAGGCCGGGGTTTTTTATTGCCGTACATTCAGGATTAAACGGATACGGGCTTTCAGCCAACCGGGAATTCCTCAGGGTCCAGGCTCTCGATAGCACCGTGGGAAGCGTGAGCCACCAGTTCCCCGTCGCGGATAACCAGCACCTGGGGGGATTGGTGGGTGCAACCGAACCGTCCTGCCACCAAATCCGAAAGGGGCCGGTTCCGCTTTACGTCGATCAGGAAAAACTCTGCCGCCCCAGCCGGCCACAGGCCCTGGAAGCGCCCGAGCATGATCCGGCTGATCCCGCAGGAATTGGAATGCTTGAACACCACCTGCAGCCCGCCTTCCGCAACAGCGTTAAAAAGGGCCTCCCCTTCCGGGTCTTCCAGGTTGTTCCAGGGAAACCCTCCCCGGGATTCCCCTTCCGTGTTGTCCCCCGACCCAAATAGGTTTCCAAACATATTTGCAATTCCCATATATCCTGTCTTATTGTCTTGAATTATTCGTTTTTGGCTGTCAAAATGGCGGTGAAGCCCCCTTGGTAGGATTCTTGACATCCAAGGGCATAAACGTAAGCATAACAAGGATGAACATAAATAATTTTACCATAAAATCCCAGGAGGCCATCCAGCAGGCGCAGCAGCTCGCCCAGGAGATGGGCCACCAGCAGGTGGAAAACGAACACCTGTACAAGGCCATCGCCACCGTGGATGAAAACGTCCTCCCTTTCCTGCTTAAAAAACTGCGGGTCAACGATGTGCTCGTGGGGCAGATCGTCGACAAGGAACTGGAATCCTTCCCAAAGGTTTCCGGAGCGGACCTGATGTTTTCGGCAGAAGCCGGGCGTACGCTGAATGAAGCAAACTCCATCGCCCGGAAGGATAAAGACGAATACGTATCCGTAGAGCACCTGATCCAGGCCATCCTCCGGTCGAAGTCGAAGGTGGCCCGTATCCTGAAGGATCAGGGCGTGAACGAGAGAGACCTGGGCAGTGCCATCGCAGAACTCCGCAAGGGCGGGCGGGTTACCTCCCAGAGTGCCGAGGACACCTATAATTCCCTGGACAAATATGCGCGAAACCTGAACCAGCTGGCCGATGCCGGCAAGTTGGACCCGGTTATCGGCAGGGATGAGGAAATCCGCCGGATCTTGCAGATCCTCTCGCGGCGAACCAAGAACAACCCGATGCTCGTCGGGGAACCCGGAACGGGCAAAACGGCTATTGCCGAAGGCCTGGCCCACCGCATCGTCCAGGGCGACGTGCCGGAAAACCTGAAAGACAAGGTCATTTACTCCCTGGATATGGGGGCCCTGATTGCCGGGGCCAAATACAAGGGCGAATTTGAAGAGCGCCTGAAATCCGTAATCAAGGAAGTCACGACTTCGGACGGGAATATCGTGTTATTTATAGACGAGATCCACACCCTGGTAGGGGCCGGGGGCGGGCAGGGCGCCATGGATGCCGCCAACATCCTCAAACCCGCGCTTGCGCGGGGGGAATTGCGGGCCATCGGCGCCACCACCCTGGATGAATACCAGAAATACTTTGAAAAGGACAAGGCGCTCGAGCGGCGCTTCCAGAAAGTCACCGTCGAGGAGCCCGATACGGAGGCTGCCATCTCGATTCTCCGTGGGCTGAAGGAAAAATACGAAACCCACCACAAGGTCCGGGTCCGGGATGAAGCGGTCATCGCGGCGGTGGAGCTTTCCGAGCGGTATATCACGAATCGCTTTTTGCCGGACAAGGCCATCGACCTGATGGACGAGGCGGCGTCCAAGTTGCGGATGGAGATCAACTCGAAGCCGGAGGAACTCGATGCGCTGGATCGGAAAATCATGCAGCTCGAAATTGAAATCGAGGCGATCAAACGGGAAAACGACCCGGATAAACTCAAAGCGCTGAATGCGGAGCTGGCAAACTTCAAGGAGGAGCGCAATGAGATCTTTGCCAAATGGGAAAGCGAACGCGAAGTGGTGGACGGGATCCAGAAGACCAAACAGTCAATCGAGGAATACAAGCTGGAAGCCGAACGGGCTGAACGCAATGGCGATTATGGCCGCGTGGCCGAATTGCGGTACGGAAAAATCAAGGATGCACAGGCCCAGCTGGAAAAGTTGCAGGAGGAACTCGCCAGCCAGCAGGAGGCCGGGACGCTGATCAAGGAAGAGGTCACCCGGGAGGATATCGCCGAGGTGGTGGCTAAATGGACAGGGATCCCGGTAAACAAGATGCTTCAGAGCGAACGGGAAAAGCTCCTGCAGCTCGAGGAGGTCCTCCATAAGCGGGTCGTCGGGCAGGATGAGGCTATCGAAGCGGTATCCGATGCGATCCGGCGAAGCCGTGCCGGCCTGCAGGACGCCAAACGGCCCATCGGCTCCTTCCTGTTCCTCGGAACGACCGGGGTGGGGAAAACCGAACTGGCCAAGACACTGGCCGCCTACCTCTTTGACGACGAAAACGCAATGACGCGAATCGATATGTCCGAATACCAGGAACGCCATGCGGTAAGCCGCCTGGTGGGGGCTCCTCCGGGCTATGTAGGATATGACGAAGGGGGACAACTCACCGAGGCCGTCCGCAGAAGGCCCTATTCGGTGGTCCTGCTGGACGAAATCGAAAAGGCCCACCCGGATACATTCAATGTCCTTTTGCAGGTTCTCGACGAAGGCCGGCTAACCGACAACAAGGGTCGCGTGGCGGATTTCAGGAACACGATCATCATCATGACCAGCAACATGGGCAGCCATATTATCCAGGAAACCTTTGAGGACAACCCGGATATTTACAGTGCTACGGAAGCCGCCCGGGTAGAAGTCCTGGGCCTGCTGAAGAAATCCATCCGCCCGGAATTCCTCAATCGGATCGATGACATCATCATGTTTACCCCGCTGAGCCGGGAGGATATCCGGCAGGTGGTGCGCTTGCAGCTGGACCATGTACGCAGCATGCTGGCCGCCCAGCACATCGAGATCGACGCCACGGAAGAAGCCGTAGAGTACCTGGCAGACAAGGGGTTTGACCCGCAATACGGGGCGCGCCCCATCAAGCGGGTGATCCAGAAGGAAGTACTCAACAAACTTTCCAAAGAATTGCTCAGGGGCAGCATTCGCACCGATGGCGTGGTGCTGATCGACAGCTTTGAGAACGAGCTGGTTTTCCGCAACCAGGATGAGTTGGTGGAATAACCGGTAATGCTTTAAAACCCGCCGATTACAGCGGGGTAAATGCCCCCGGCCAGCTGGCCGGGGGTTTTATTTTTGGCTACTATTATACCATACCGTATCTAATTTTTATATTAGCAGGAAATAACCACCTACATGACTACCAAA
This genomic window from Robiginitalea biformata HTCC2501 contains:
- the clpB gene encoding ATP-dependent chaperone ClpB, which produces MNINNFTIKSQEAIQQAQQLAQEMGHQQVENEHLYKAIATVDENVLPFLLKKLRVNDVLVGQIVDKELESFPKVSGADLMFSAEAGRTLNEANSIARKDKDEYVSVEHLIQAILRSKSKVARILKDQGVNERDLGSAIAELRKGGRVTSQSAEDTYNSLDKYARNLNQLADAGKLDPVIGRDEEIRRILQILSRRTKNNPMLVGEPGTGKTAIAEGLAHRIVQGDVPENLKDKVIYSLDMGALIAGAKYKGEFEERLKSVIKEVTTSDGNIVLFIDEIHTLVGAGGGQGAMDAANILKPALARGELRAIGATTLDEYQKYFEKDKALERRFQKVTVEEPDTEAAISILRGLKEKYETHHKVRVRDEAVIAAVELSERYITNRFLPDKAIDLMDEAASKLRMEINSKPEELDALDRKIMQLEIEIEAIKRENDPDKLKALNAELANFKEERNEIFAKWESEREVVDGIQKTKQSIEEYKLEAERAERNGDYGRVAELRYGKIKDAQAQLEKLQEELASQQEAGTLIKEEVTREDIAEVVAKWTGIPVNKMLQSEREKLLQLEEVLHKRVVGQDEAIEAVSDAIRRSRAGLQDAKRPIGSFLFLGTTGVGKTELAKTLAAYLFDDENAMTRIDMSEYQERHAVSRLVGAPPGYVGYDEGGQLTEAVRRRPYSVVLLDEIEKAHPDTFNVLLQVLDEGRLTDNKGRVADFRNTIIIMTSNMGSHIIQETFEDNPDIYSATEAARVEVLGLLKKSIRPEFLNRIDDIIMFTPLSREDIRQVVRLQLDHVRSMLAAQHIEIDATEEAVEYLADKGFDPQYGARPIKRVIQKEVLNKLSKELLRGSIRTDGVVLIDSFENELVFRNQDELVE
- the ytxJ gene encoding bacillithiol system redox-active protein YtxJ — encoded protein: MFGNLFGSGDNTEGESRGGFPWNNLEDPEGEALFNAVAEGGLQVVFKHSNSCGISRIMLGRFQGLWPAGAAEFFLIDVKRNRPLSDLVAGRFGCTHQSPQVLVIRDGELVAHASHGAIESLDPEEFPVG